In Myxococcus stipitatus, the following are encoded in one genomic region:
- the gcvH gene encoding glycine cleavage system protein GcvH, producing MSNIPSNLKYTAEHEWALVEGNKVTVGITDHAQNTLGDVVYVELPKVGRKVAKGEAFGTVESVKAVSELFSPLSGTITKVNEDLTAEPEMLNTDTYGDGWIIEIELSDTKELADLLDAAAYGKLLQNS from the coding sequence ATGTCCAACATTCCGAGCAACCTGAAGTACACCGCCGAGCACGAGTGGGCCCTGGTCGAGGGCAACAAGGTGACGGTCGGCATCACCGACCACGCCCAGAACACGCTGGGCGACGTGGTCTACGTGGAGCTGCCCAAGGTGGGCCGCAAGGTCGCGAAGGGTGAGGCGTTCGGCACCGTCGAGTCCGTCAAGGCCGTGTCGGAGCTGTTCTCGCCGCTCTCCGGCACCATCACCAAGGTCAACGAGGATCTCACCGCGGAGCCCGAGATGCTGAACACCGACACCTACGGTGACGGGTGGATCATCGAGATTGAGCTCTCGGACACCAAGGAACTGGCCGACCTCCTGGACGCCGCCGCGTACGGCAAGCTGCTCCAGAACTCCTGA
- the gcvT gene encoding glycine cleavage system aminomethyltransferase GcvT codes for MARRTPLNEAHRALGARMVDFAGWDMPVQYSSVIAEHEAVRNSVGLFDVSHMGEVEFSGPGALETVNGLISNDLARIADGQAVYAGLLNEQGGFVDDVVAYRFSPERILICVNASNREKDFAWMKEHARGVAPVDRGDEYAQIAVQGPKAVGLVQRLTKTDTSKIGTYRFAEGEVAGVRAIISRTGYTGEDGFELYCAPGDAVTLWNALLDAGQQDGVKACGLGARDSLRTEMKYALYGNDIDDSHTALEAGLGWIVKLDKAGFIGKDALVAQKAAGVKRKLVGFELTGAGIPRHGYPILKEGSRVGEVTSGTMGPTVKKPIGIGYVPTELAAEGSTFDVEIRGRAVPAVVVKTPFLKKP; via the coding sequence ATGGCCCGGCGTACGCCGCTCAACGAGGCCCACCGCGCGCTGGGCGCTCGGATGGTTGACTTCGCGGGTTGGGACATGCCCGTGCAGTACTCTTCCGTCATCGCCGAGCACGAGGCGGTTCGCAACTCCGTTGGACTCTTCGACGTGTCGCACATGGGCGAGGTGGAGTTCTCGGGCCCGGGCGCGCTGGAGACGGTCAACGGCCTCATCTCCAATGACCTTGCCCGTATCGCTGACGGGCAGGCGGTCTATGCGGGCTTGCTCAACGAGCAGGGAGGCTTCGTCGACGACGTGGTCGCCTACCGCTTCAGCCCCGAGCGCATCCTCATCTGCGTCAATGCCAGCAACCGCGAGAAGGACTTCGCCTGGATGAAGGAGCACGCGCGGGGCGTCGCGCCGGTGGACCGCGGCGACGAGTACGCGCAGATCGCCGTGCAGGGCCCCAAGGCCGTGGGCCTGGTGCAGCGGCTGACGAAGACGGACACCTCCAAGATTGGCACCTACCGCTTCGCGGAGGGCGAGGTCGCGGGGGTTCGCGCCATCATCTCGCGAACCGGTTACACGGGCGAGGACGGCTTCGAGCTGTACTGCGCTCCGGGCGACGCGGTGACGCTGTGGAACGCGCTGCTCGACGCGGGCCAGCAGGACGGCGTGAAGGCCTGTGGCCTGGGCGCGCGCGACAGCCTGCGCACGGAGATGAAGTACGCGCTCTACGGCAATGACATCGACGACTCGCACACCGCGCTGGAGGCGGGGCTCGGGTGGATCGTCAAGCTCGACAAGGCGGGCTTCATCGGCAAGGACGCGCTGGTGGCGCAGAAGGCCGCGGGCGTGAAGCGCAAGCTGGTGGGCTTCGAGCTGACCGGCGCCGGCATCCCCCGCCACGGCTATCCCATCCTCAAGGAGGGAAGCCGGGTCGGCGAAGTGACGAGCGGCACGATGGGCCCCACGGTGAAGAAGCCCATTGGCATCGGCTACGTGCCCACGGAGCTCGCCGCCGAGGGCTCCACGTTCGATGTCGAGATTCGCGGTCGCGCAGTCCCCGCTGTGGTCGTGAAGACGCCTTTCCTCAAGAAGCCCTGA
- a CDS encoding TerB family tellurite resistance protein, which translates to MGQGKVLGVMLGLMVGLLIGNPWAIILLGVAGGFAGHRFDEMNSLPSESPDALADFPPLEPSAFAGRGGPRDAASVQEESDAHLTRSLCALFVEVARADGEVRREEVREIRRYFEEVLKYGPDSLEFVRGRLKDFISHPPSLDDAAAACQEALPALERRRLQEALFELSLVDGALQRSEREVLGRVGVALGLSDAEQRAIAAIHLGDATLHYEVLGLSAEASDSDVKRAFRRLAAELHPDKHAHLSGEDADEVARQFQEVRDAYEEIRRLRGL; encoded by the coding sequence ATGGGACAAGGAAAAGTGCTGGGGGTGATGCTGGGTCTCATGGTGGGCCTGCTCATCGGCAACCCGTGGGCCATCATCCTTCTGGGCGTGGCGGGCGGATTCGCCGGCCACCGCTTCGACGAGATGAACTCCCTGCCCTCCGAGTCTCCGGACGCGCTCGCGGACTTCCCTCCGCTCGAGCCCTCCGCCTTCGCCGGACGAGGAGGACCTCGCGACGCCGCGTCCGTGCAGGAGGAGTCCGACGCGCACCTCACCCGCAGCCTGTGTGCCCTCTTCGTGGAAGTGGCGCGCGCCGATGGCGAGGTGCGCCGGGAAGAGGTGCGGGAGATTCGCCGCTACTTCGAGGAGGTCCTCAAGTACGGCCCGGACTCGCTCGAGTTCGTCCGCGGCCGGCTCAAGGACTTCATCTCCCATCCCCCCAGCCTGGATGACGCCGCGGCCGCCTGCCAGGAGGCCCTCCCCGCGCTCGAGCGGCGGAGGCTGCAGGAGGCGCTCTTCGAGTTGTCCCTCGTGGATGGCGCCCTCCAGCGCTCCGAGCGCGAGGTGCTGGGACGGGTGGGCGTGGCGCTGGGCCTCTCGGACGCGGAGCAGCGGGCCATCGCGGCAATCCACCTGGGCGACGCCACCCTGCACTACGAGGTGCTCGGGCTGTCCGCGGAGGCCTCGGACTCCGACGTGAAGCGGGCCTTCCGCCGGCTCGCCGCCGAGCTGCACCCCGACAAACACGCCCACCTGTCGGGAGAGGACGCCGACGAGGTCGCCCGCCAGTTCCAGGAGGTGCGCGACGCCTATGAGGAAATCCGGCGTCTGCGCGGGCTATAG
- a CDS encoding ADP-ribosylglycohydrolase family protein, with protein sequence MVTREERIEGGVLGLLVGDALGVPYEFHAPEWIPARDAIEFEPPAGFGRAHPDTPPGTWSDDGAHALCLLDSLLYQGRLDPEDLGRRLVNWREWGYLAVDGCVFDVGIQTDRALAAVRAGVPALRAGPSGPQDNGNGALMRVLPLALWHRGSDAELATDAMVQSRVTHGHARSQVCCALYCLWARRALEGSAQPWAEAVKAFRALYPEGTESRLELDTTVLPLGAEDTPGRGTGYVVDCLRSARDCVGAAAAYEDVVRSAVRLGHDTDTTAAVAGGIAGVIHGVRGIPARWLRALRGRELVEPLLHKLLAHSGR encoded by the coding sequence GTGGTGACACGCGAGGAGCGAATCGAGGGAGGAGTCCTCGGCCTGCTGGTGGGGGATGCGCTGGGCGTGCCGTATGAGTTCCACGCGCCGGAGTGGATTCCCGCACGGGACGCCATCGAGTTCGAGCCCCCCGCGGGCTTCGGACGCGCGCACCCGGACACGCCCCCTGGCACCTGGTCCGACGATGGCGCGCACGCGCTCTGCCTGTTGGACTCGCTGCTCTATCAGGGCCGCCTGGACCCGGAGGACCTGGGGCGCCGGCTGGTGAACTGGCGCGAGTGGGGTTACCTCGCGGTGGATGGCTGCGTCTTCGACGTGGGCATCCAGACGGACCGGGCCCTGGCGGCGGTGCGTGCGGGGGTGCCTGCCCTTCGCGCCGGGCCTTCTGGCCCGCAGGACAACGGCAACGGCGCCTTGATGCGGGTGTTGCCCCTGGCGCTCTGGCACCGGGGGAGCGACGCGGAGCTCGCCACGGATGCCATGGTTCAATCCCGGGTGACACATGGACACGCACGCTCGCAGGTGTGTTGCGCGTTGTACTGTCTTTGGGCTCGGCGTGCGTTGGAGGGCTCGGCCCAGCCCTGGGCGGAGGCGGTGAAGGCTTTCCGGGCGCTGTATCCGGAGGGCACCGAATCCCGCCTGGAGCTGGACACCACCGTGCTTCCGCTGGGCGCCGAGGACACTCCGGGGCGGGGGACGGGCTATGTGGTGGACTGTCTTCGCTCCGCGAGGGACTGCGTGGGCGCCGCGGCGGCATACGAGGACGTGGTCCGCTCGGCGGTGCGCCTGGGGCATGACACGGACACCACGGCGGCCGTGGCGGGTGGCATCGCGGGTGTGATTCACGGCGTGCGGGGCATTCCAGCCCGCTGGCTGCGGGCGCTGCGCGGACGCGAGCTGGTGGAGCCGCTGCTGCACAAGCTGCTGGCTCACTCGGGACGTTGA
- a CDS encoding sensor histidine kinase, whose amino-acid sequence MSNQHEADAPAEQSRAGQTGPPDVMRSAASMAESGESEARPLDAAVEARACALWRDYLAAVRSRVDRLGVGLMVGQWLFVLALSVALSAHPWEWRGSPGPAPLWVALLWGGPLCIIPSTLAVLRPGAGGTRHVMSVAQVLWSVLLVHLSGARLETYVHVFGSLVLVSFYRDARVLVTAGAAAVVAHLLRGMVWPQAGVSLTGTPGGGVLELVFWVGVVDGVLVLACRGATREMKRVAERQGGLARVREGELQERERMLERSGRELKDSREQVARMEKLAAVGRLTATVSHELRNPLAAARTANAAVVRRLRHVDGAREDARLQRFLDIIERELAVCTSLTSEILEFVRERPLVLRPCSLHGLVEEAVDVVPRREGVRVENRVPMGLESPWVDRELLRQVLINLVQNAAESMPPGREGLVFVSAELSGGRAFHIRVTDNGEGIPAQVLEHIFEPLFTTKEHGTGLGLPVVASTVRQHGGTLRVESREGEGSVFTICLPHARASAEVACSS is encoded by the coding sequence ATGTCGAACCAACACGAGGCGGATGCGCCCGCGGAGCAATCGCGTGCGGGGCAGACGGGTCCGCCGGACGTCATGCGCTCCGCCGCGTCCATGGCGGAGTCCGGGGAGTCGGAAGCCAGGCCGCTCGACGCGGCGGTGGAGGCGCGCGCCTGCGCGTTGTGGAGGGATTACCTGGCGGCGGTACGGAGCCGGGTGGACCGGCTGGGCGTGGGGCTGATGGTGGGGCAGTGGTTGTTCGTGCTGGCCCTATCGGTGGCGCTCTCCGCGCATCCCTGGGAGTGGCGGGGGAGCCCCGGTCCCGCGCCGCTGTGGGTCGCGCTGCTCTGGGGCGGACCGCTGTGCATCATCCCCTCGACGTTGGCGGTGTTGCGGCCCGGTGCGGGGGGGACGCGGCATGTGATGTCGGTGGCGCAGGTACTGTGGTCCGTGCTGCTGGTACACCTGTCCGGCGCTCGGCTGGAGACGTACGTCCATGTCTTCGGTTCGCTGGTGCTGGTGAGCTTCTATCGGGACGCGCGGGTGCTGGTGACGGCGGGGGCGGCCGCGGTGGTGGCGCATCTCTTGAGGGGGATGGTCTGGCCCCAGGCGGGTGTCTCCCTGACGGGGACTCCGGGGGGCGGCGTGCTGGAGCTGGTGTTCTGGGTGGGCGTGGTGGATGGCGTGCTGGTGCTGGCGTGCCGGGGCGCGACGCGGGAGATGAAGCGCGTCGCGGAGCGGCAGGGCGGGCTGGCGCGTGTTCGCGAGGGGGAGCTTCAGGAGCGGGAACGGATGTTGGAGCGCAGCGGCCGGGAGTTGAAGGACTCGCGGGAGCAGGTGGCCCGGATGGAGAAGCTCGCGGCGGTGGGGCGGCTGACGGCGACAGTGAGCCATGAGCTGCGCAACCCGCTGGCCGCGGCGCGCACGGCCAATGCCGCGGTGGTGCGCAGGCTTCGCCATGTGGACGGGGCGCGGGAGGACGCGCGCTTGCAGCGCTTCCTCGACATCATCGAGCGGGAGCTGGCGGTGTGCACCAGCCTCACGTCGGAGATTCTGGAGTTCGTGCGCGAGCGCCCGTTGGTGCTGCGTCCCTGTTCCTTGCACGGGCTGGTGGAGGAGGCCGTCGACGTGGTGCCCCGTCGCGAGGGCGTCCGGGTGGAGAACCGGGTGCCCATGGGGCTGGAGTCACCGTGGGTGGACCGGGAGCTGCTTCGCCAGGTGCTCATCAACCTGGTGCAGAACGCCGCGGAGTCCATGCCTCCGGGACGCGAGGGGCTGGTGTTCGTGTCGGCGGAGCTGAGCGGGGGGCGGGCCTTCCACATCCGGGTGACGGACAATGGTGAAGGCATCCCCGCGCAGGTGCTGGAGCACATCTTCGAACCGCTCTTCACCACGAAGGAGCATGGCACGGGGCTGGGGCTGCCGGTGGTGGCCAGCACCGTGCGGCAGCACGGCGGCACCCTGCGCGTGGAGAGCCGTGAAGGGGAGGGCAGCGTGTTCACCATCTGCCTTCCCCACGCGCGGGCCTCGGCGGAGGTCGCTTGTTCCTCCTAG
- a CDS encoding Smr/MutS family protein yields the protein MSQQRKSPPKKKDEAFHNTPFKSAIKSIQDKDKQEAQARATAEAQKRKPPAAPVRAAKAPRDSAEDEASLFFSAMDGVAQITNRGEAPKTDPRLPELIDDNAEALAQLSELVASQGDFDISDSGELIEGISPGVDRNLLRSLRRGDFPRQAQLDLHGLTQAEARSAAERFLSDSRRARRRCVLIVHGRGLNSRDQAPVLKTWVREWLSQKRISAMVLAFCSARPEDGGSGAVYVLLRR from the coding sequence ATGAGCCAGCAGCGCAAGTCACCGCCCAAGAAGAAGGACGAGGCGTTTCACAACACCCCCTTCAAGTCCGCCATCAAGTCCATCCAGGACAAGGACAAGCAGGAGGCCCAGGCCCGCGCCACCGCGGAGGCCCAGAAGCGCAAGCCGCCTGCGGCCCCCGTCCGCGCCGCCAAGGCCCCCCGCGACAGCGCCGAGGACGAGGCCTCCCTCTTCTTCTCCGCCATGGATGGCGTCGCGCAAATCACGAATCGCGGCGAGGCCCCCAAGACGGACCCACGCCTGCCCGAGCTCATCGACGACAACGCCGAGGCGCTCGCGCAGCTGTCCGAGCTGGTCGCGAGCCAAGGAGACTTCGACATCTCCGACTCAGGCGAGCTCATCGAGGGCATCAGCCCTGGCGTCGACCGCAACCTGCTGCGCTCGCTGCGCCGGGGCGACTTCCCCCGACAGGCGCAGTTGGACTTGCACGGCCTGACCCAGGCCGAGGCCCGCTCCGCCGCGGAGCGTTTCCTCTCCGACAGCCGCCGCGCCCGCAGGCGGTGTGTCCTCATCGTCCACGGCCGGGGCTTGAACTCCAGGGACCAGGCCCCCGTCCTGAAGACGTGGGTGAGGGAGTGGCTGTCTCAGAAACGTATCAGCGCGATGGTGCTGGCGTTCTGCAGCGCACGTCCGGAGGACGGCGGAAGCGGAGCGGTGTACGTGCTGCTGAGACGGTAG
- the metF gene encoding methylenetetrahydrofolate reductase [NAD(P)H], protein MKIRNRLNPSNPCFSFEFFPPKTDEGVANLLRTLEDLAPLEPGFVSVTYGAGGSTRDRTLELVTRIKAETSIEAMAHLTCVGHTREELRELLQKLADARLDNVLVLRGDPPLGQKTFTPAEGGFTYASELVRFIREEDFNFCMGGACYPEGHVETASRDDDLRHLKAKVDAGLDFVVTQLFFDNAFYFDFVERARRAGINVPIVPGIMPITNYEQVQRFTRMCGATVPMRLGLQMERVKDQPDAVVQLGVAHATVQCMELLSRGVPGIHFYTLNKSPATRMIVSALRART, encoded by the coding sequence ATGAAGATTCGTAATCGGTTGAATCCGTCCAACCCTTGCTTCTCCTTCGAGTTCTTCCCGCCGAAGACCGACGAAGGTGTGGCCAACCTCCTCAGGACGTTGGAGGACCTGGCACCTCTGGAGCCGGGGTTCGTCTCCGTGACGTACGGGGCCGGCGGCAGCACGCGCGACAGGACGCTGGAGCTGGTCACCCGCATCAAGGCGGAGACCAGCATCGAGGCGATGGCGCACCTGACGTGTGTCGGGCACACGCGGGAGGAGTTGCGGGAGCTGCTCCAGAAGCTCGCGGACGCCAGGCTGGACAACGTGCTCGTGCTGAGAGGGGACCCGCCCCTGGGGCAGAAGACCTTCACGCCCGCCGAGGGCGGCTTCACCTATGCCTCGGAGCTGGTGCGATTCATCCGAGAAGAGGATTTCAACTTCTGCATGGGGGGCGCGTGCTATCCGGAGGGCCACGTGGAAACGGCCTCCCGCGACGACGACCTGCGTCATCTGAAGGCCAAGGTCGACGCGGGGCTGGACTTCGTGGTGACGCAGCTCTTCTTCGACAACGCGTTCTACTTCGACTTCGTGGAGCGGGCGCGCCGCGCGGGCATCAACGTCCCCATCGTCCCGGGCATCATGCCCATCACCAACTACGAGCAGGTGCAGCGCTTCACGCGGATGTGCGGCGCGACCGTGCCCATGAGGCTGGGCCTGCAGATGGAGCGGGTGAAGGACCAGCCGGACGCGGTGGTGCAGCTGGGCGTGGCGCACGCCACGGTGCAGTGCATGGAGCTGCTGTCGCGCGGCGTGCCTGGTATCCACTTCTACACACTCAACAAGTCCCCGGCCACGCGGATGATCGTGAGCGCCCTGAGAGCCCGTACATGA
- a CDS encoding acetyltransferase → MRRFKAGVMLTCGCLLGSPGLAEAQAPQATLHPVVLAHGMGGYDNLLGFAYFGDEMGLFVGDACDEPLEWHCNPGLHPRQRTLGSQVLAFHSSEVRGLDLASDIEGILATTGATRVNIIGHSQGGIDARKAAKVLFERRHRAVVDVLVSVSSPHRGSPMAKHILDLGPGVTSVVAALANIFGDSVYEPGNDAIGAVKQLVYDDVQPSDGVVTGMKAFNAAYPMDSQNVSLYASLLTAQRAPQVNPALFLLRLGFLDIDGDGYCVDDCDGDGAAGKGDGIRDDRDDDGVVGINSQQMGKRLRYKESAYGPGIIAEDRSIPAVTDLNAPGPSQMTSISSVLDQDHLDVVGVGPDLFNEPKFYAAIIQYIQQHE, encoded by the coding sequence ATGAGACGGTTCAAGGCCGGAGTGATGTTGACTTGTGGGTGCCTCCTGGGCTCCCCGGGCCTCGCGGAAGCCCAGGCGCCTCAAGCCACGCTTCATCCGGTGGTCCTGGCCCATGGCATGGGCGGGTACGACAACCTGCTGGGCTTCGCCTATTTCGGGGACGAGATGGGATTGTTCGTGGGCGACGCGTGTGACGAACCGCTCGAGTGGCACTGCAATCCCGGCCTCCATCCTCGGCAGCGGACGCTGGGCTCCCAGGTGCTGGCGTTCCACTCCTCGGAGGTGCGGGGCCTGGACCTGGCCTCGGATATCGAAGGCATCCTGGCGACGACGGGCGCCACGCGGGTGAACATCATCGGTCATTCACAGGGCGGCATCGACGCGCGCAAGGCGGCCAAGGTGCTCTTCGAGCGACGGCATCGCGCGGTGGTGGACGTGCTGGTCAGCGTGTCATCTCCCCACCGGGGCTCACCCATGGCCAAGCACATCCTGGACCTGGGGCCCGGGGTGACCTCCGTCGTCGCCGCGCTGGCGAACATCTTCGGCGACAGCGTCTATGAGCCAGGCAATGACGCCATCGGCGCCGTCAAGCAGCTCGTCTACGACGACGTCCAACCGAGCGACGGTGTCGTCACGGGCATGAAGGCCTTCAACGCGGCCTATCCCATGGACTCGCAGAACGTCTCCCTCTACGCGTCGCTGCTCACCGCGCAGAGGGCCCCGCAGGTGAATCCCGCGTTGTTCCTGCTGCGGCTCGGGTTTCTCGACATCGATGGAGATGGATACTGCGTCGATGACTGCGATGGGGATGGCGCGGCGGGAAAGGGAGACGGTATCCGCGATGACCGCGACGATGACGGCGTCGTGGGTATCAACTCCCAGCAGATGGGGAAGCGCCTTCGCTACAAGGAGTCTGCGTATGGACCGGGCATCATCGCCGAGGACCGCTCCATCCCCGCGGTCACCGACCTGAATGCGCCAGGCCCGTCGCAGATGACGTCGATTTCCAGCGTCCTCGACCAGGACCACCTGGATGTCGTGGGCGTCGGGCCCGACCTGTTCAACGAGCCCAAGTTCTACGCCGCCATCATCCAATACATCCAGCAGCACGAATGA
- a CDS encoding TIGR02265 family protein gives MTVIAFRSREREALDPGCELERRLGLAATEDRARGMFFLGVMDVVRRESGETAAARCLAASGERRFVPFFLYPVGAFLRMSFAAAEILAPRLGGFETAMRIIGAQATHDFLDSVVGRSFLMLAAGDPRRLINNLPSGYRTAVTYGERHVTWTGSQDACFNVFRDFMPHTYHEGVLQAVLQAVGTRVARVRGRPLSLLDCEYVMSWA, from the coding sequence ATGACTGTGATTGCGTTCCGGAGCCGGGAACGAGAAGCACTCGACCCAGGCTGCGAGCTGGAACGACGTCTGGGGTTGGCGGCGACCGAGGACCGCGCACGCGGCATGTTCTTCCTGGGAGTGATGGACGTGGTGCGGAGGGAGTCGGGAGAGACCGCGGCGGCGAGGTGCCTCGCGGCGTCGGGTGAGCGGCGCTTCGTCCCCTTCTTCCTCTATCCCGTGGGCGCCTTCCTGCGGATGTCCTTCGCCGCGGCGGAAATCCTCGCGCCCCGGCTGGGCGGCTTCGAGACGGCCATGCGCATCATCGGCGCGCAGGCCACACATGACTTCCTCGACTCGGTGGTGGGCCGCAGCTTCTTGATGCTCGCCGCGGGAGACCCGCGCCGGCTCATCAACAACCTGCCCTCCGGCTATCGCACCGCCGTCACCTATGGTGAGCGGCACGTGACGTGGACGGGCTCCCAGGACGCGTGCTTCAACGTGTTCCGGGACTTCATGCCCCACACGTACCACGAGGGTGTGTTGCAAGCGGTGTTGCAGGCCGTGGGCACCCGCGTCGCACGCGTGCGCGGACGCCCCCTGAGCCTGCTGGACTGCGAATACGTGATGTCGTGGGCGTGA
- the folD gene encoding bifunctional methylenetetrahydrofolate dehydrogenase/methenyltetrahydrofolate cyclohydrolase FolD — MAQLIDGKAVAARVRAEVKSEVDRLRAERGLVPGLAVVRVGDDPASQVYVAGKKKAAEEVGFRSWEHHRDSTLSQDELLALVHRLNEDPAVHGILVQLPLPRHLDAEAIISAVRPEKDVDGFHPLNAGNLLLGRPATRACTPLGVMRLLEEVGCEPAGKRAVVVGRSNIVGKPMALMLLQRNATVTLCHSKSDLREEVSRADILVVAAGVRELVKGAWVKPGAVVIDVGMNRKEDGKLVGDVEFSAAAERASYITPVPGGVGPMTIAMLIRNTLEAAMRQATPSAH, encoded by the coding sequence ATGGCCCAGTTGATTGATGGCAAGGCAGTGGCCGCGCGCGTCCGGGCGGAGGTGAAGTCGGAGGTGGACCGCCTCCGGGCGGAGCGAGGCCTCGTCCCGGGACTCGCGGTGGTGCGGGTGGGAGACGACCCCGCGTCCCAGGTGTACGTGGCGGGGAAGAAGAAGGCCGCGGAGGAAGTGGGCTTCCGCTCCTGGGAGCACCACCGGGACTCCACCCTCTCCCAGGACGAGCTGCTGGCGCTGGTGCACCGGCTCAACGAGGACCCCGCCGTCCACGGCATCCTCGTGCAGCTGCCGCTTCCCAGGCACCTCGACGCGGAGGCCATCATCTCCGCGGTGCGGCCGGAGAAGGACGTGGATGGCTTTCATCCGCTCAACGCGGGGAACCTGCTCCTGGGGCGTCCGGCGACGCGCGCCTGTACCCCGCTGGGCGTGATGCGGCTGCTGGAGGAGGTGGGTTGCGAGCCCGCGGGCAAGCGCGCGGTGGTGGTGGGCCGCAGCAACATCGTGGGCAAGCCGATGGCGCTGATGCTCCTCCAGCGCAATGCCACGGTGACGCTCTGCCACAGCAAGAGCGACCTGCGGGAGGAGGTATCGCGGGCGGACATCCTCGTTGTCGCGGCCGGGGTGCGTGAGCTGGTCAAGGGCGCGTGGGTGAAGCCCGGCGCGGTGGTCATCGACGTGGGCATGAACCGCAAGGAGGACGGCAAGCTGGTGGGTGACGTGGAGTTCTCCGCCGCGGCCGAGCGCGCCTCGTACATCACTCCCGTCCCAGGAGGTGTGGGGCCGATGACCATCGCCATGCTCATCCGCAACACACTCGAGGCCGCCATGCGCCAGGCCACCCCTTCCGCCCATTGA
- a CDS encoding OmpA family protein, which produces MAFNLIDMVRERFTGNVVQQMGSSLGEDPSTLTRALPGAIAAVGGSVVERGSTEAGAQRLMSQLNEGGFTGPDAGNEDALSPDTAERGQGMLNGLFGDKLGMLTNALGRSGGFSNSKSASSLLAVVAPMLMGVIGKHVRDNRMSASGLSQLLGSQRSIISSALPAGLGSVLGMGGATGPRVVEEVHETRTLPTVETVRRQQPIEHTPVHTPEPRKQNLSWVIPVALLALLAGWFLTRGKREPPRREQAAATQPAQPAQPTQPARPAPEDTGVGGAGTTGTRAPAVVQDAQGMRQAIDSGANSFILGGVGFEDGSATLTPQSDASVGQLASVLREKPEARVRIAGHTDSTGDPAANQQLAQRRAEAVRSALVADGIPANRVDVASVGSEKPVANNDTTQGRDMNRHIEVQMLSR; this is translated from the coding sequence ATGGCGTTCAATCTCATCGACATGGTCCGTGAGCGCTTCACGGGCAACGTGGTGCAACAGATGGGCTCCTCCCTGGGCGAGGACCCGAGCACCCTGACACGGGCGCTCCCAGGCGCCATCGCGGCGGTGGGAGGGAGCGTGGTGGAGCGAGGCTCCACGGAGGCCGGTGCCCAGCGCCTCATGTCCCAGCTCAACGAGGGCGGCTTCACCGGCCCCGACGCGGGCAACGAGGACGCCCTCTCGCCAGACACCGCGGAGCGGGGACAAGGCATGCTCAACGGCCTGTTCGGCGACAAGCTGGGCATGCTCACCAACGCGCTCGGCCGCTCCGGCGGCTTCAGCAACAGCAAGTCCGCGTCGAGCCTCTTGGCCGTGGTGGCCCCCATGCTCATGGGGGTGATTGGCAAACACGTGCGCGACAACCGGATGAGCGCGTCGGGCCTGAGCCAGCTGCTCGGCAGCCAGCGCTCAATCATCTCCTCCGCGCTGCCCGCGGGCCTGGGCAGCGTGCTGGGCATGGGCGGCGCCACGGGGCCTCGTGTCGTCGAAGAGGTCCATGAGACGCGCACGCTCCCCACCGTGGAGACGGTGCGGCGCCAGCAGCCCATCGAACACACGCCCGTGCACACCCCGGAGCCCCGCAAACAGAACCTGTCATGGGTCATCCCCGTGGCGCTGCTGGCGCTCCTGGCGGGCTGGTTCCTCACCCGAGGCAAGCGCGAGCCCCCCCGCCGTGAACAGGCGGCCGCCACGCAGCCGGCCCAACCCGCTCAGCCGACGCAACCCGCGCGGCCCGCGCCCGAGGACACCGGCGTGGGTGGCGCGGGCACGACGGGCACCCGCGCGCCCGCCGTCGTCCAGGACGCGCAGGGCATGCGCCAGGCCATCGACAGCGGCGCCAACAGCTTCATCCTGGGCGGCGTGGGCTTCGAGGACGGCTCCGCGACGCTGACGCCGCAGAGCGATGCCAGCGTGGGGCAGCTCGCGTCGGTGCTGCGCGAGAAGCCCGAGGCCCGCGTCCGCATCGCCGGCCATACGGACTCCACGGGTGACCCGGCCGCCAACCAGCAACTCGCGCAGCGCCGCGCCGAAGCGGTGCGCTCCGCCCTCGTCGCGGACGGCATCCCCGCCAATCGCGTGGACGTCGCCTCCGTGGGTTCCGAGAAACCCGTCGCGAACAACGACACGACGCAGGGTCGCGACATGAATCGCCACATCGAAGTCCAGATGTTGAGCCGTTGA